The DNA window AGGAACAGAGTACTGTaacgaacccaatcatggacagtttaagaaaaaatttcgcctgtttttgatatttcactgataaatgtaaaaattctaccgctaagcgtgttaaatcttgaatgtcctatccttcttttacatttcaagcgtattgcagaatagaaactcctattggtttcttcatagttaacaaattaaaactaggtgttttttctccaattatggacggcagttctccagtaatggatcccccattatggacagtgaaataagtttaaaattttacttttaaagcgaactgatactcaatgagtcaattttatataccataaataaaattagtttgggttattttaacataggattgtttcttgtaaattttggttttgtaaattgttccttgtccatcataggaggtacgccgTTTTttggttccagtaatggacactcgcaaaataacgctatttctttatatctttggagcaacaaactagtatgttttataccttatctcatgcttattgcagtaagtaaaactcattcaagtttacaccgactattatttttttattattttatacatgaacccAACTCTCTTaacaacattactaagaattagtcttgaaattttttttcagtaaactggtgaattttatcttatcaccaaatccttcagaaataaccgaattaattgaaacttcacaatgaaacagctctacaactctagtttatggtacatagccgtcagtttttagaaactaattttagatacttatttttaaggatttgtgtttttttgtccataatggcatcaccgtccattatagggtattttacattagtgGAGGGTTCCAAGGTAGGGCCAGTTAGAAGTAAGTAAGGACATTTAACATCGTCATCAATAACATATGGTATGGGTAGGATTTGCAATACATTGCGTAATTGCATAATGAGATCCACCAAAGATTACGTTAGTGCTAATAAGCCAACAATTATATAAAATCGCAAGCCATTTCATTCACCGGCATTCAGTTGCAAAAAGTTATTTAGATAACCCAAGAcaagctgttttttttttagtatgaataggtagacgtttgaccacgatcacacctgatggtaagtgatgatgcggtctacggtggagcatgcttacctatgagatacctatttactcttgctttaaagagacctggattgtactcatctGGAAACACAGattcaggcagggcattccactccttggcggttcgcaaaataaatgttgaagcgaaacgaaTTGGGTTGGATGTTTTCAATATACATGATTTATAATTCATGTCTACATTAACCAAAATAAAAGTCCTCTTCCAACGTCACAGGATACCATAATAATACTACTATAATAAACCAGACAAACACTAATTTATGTATCTGAGTTTCGCAAAATATCAAGATGTTGGCGAATATAAGCATAAAGCGACTAAACTATTATTAATTGGTCAGGTTATGAAAGCGTTACGTTACGTCTGCTAGATTCCTAAGAAGCTGTTTAGGTATTCGAACTTTCTAGCCCCAGTATAGGTTTTGTAAAACCTGTTAGATTAGTCACTAGCACTAGCGATTATTTAGCGCACCGTTCTGTCAAAGCGCAACAAACTTAGCAAATTATAGctaattttacataaaattcTATGAGGATCCTCCAAGGATTTCTATGGATGGACTTCTTTGTAATTCTTATTTTTGGGAATAGCAGTCATCCACAGGTTACCCGGCTAAGTATTTTTTACTAACATTAAAATCAGGAATGGGTtctgttttattgtttttatttttttatttccgtttCTTTCgtctggtgacgggttaagaatttcaccacccccattCCTACTGTTGTGTGGGCGATTGGGCTGGAtattatgtgctctgcctacgccgtctgggaatacaggcgtaagATTAGTAGTCTGTTCCTCGACATCCCGAAGACTTTTAAACTGCGATTGTTTGAAATTTATTCTTTATAAGAACCTATCCATTGATAACATATAGTCACGTATAGGTCGGATAAAAGTAGTGAAGTGCTATATCTAACAAAAAAGAATATGTTTCCAAaagtatgtaggtaagtacttacttattaaATCAAACCATTTCATAATAACGTTTTGTCCGTAACAATCCGCCACTTCTTTAGCGTATTTCACATGAACAATCGAGGCCCCGGTGTAGTTGGCACCAACTCTGAAACAACATGCATGACAATGCTGGTTCCGAACTCGCAAACTGAGCTTAGTTGCTTTTGTTGCTAACATTCGACTAACTTCTGTACGTAGGCCCTGTTGCATTGTGTTAAAACTGTTACACAAGAAGGTGCACAGAATACAACGCCGATGGTGTTATACGTCCCAAATGCGGACtgaattttcattttaaattagttAGTTTTGAATTAGTACGTAATTGCGTATAGTACCTACcctaaattataaaaacaagaatattagtaattttactATTATCTTCGGTTGCAATATTCTTTACAGGTATCTGCAGCTTATGGATATACAAACTTACGTTGAACCTACATATTGGCATAAACGGGTGTCATTCTACAACAGACCTCCAATAGccaatacaaaaaataatacacgTAATCATAGACTAATGTCAAACATACGTCACTTTAAGCAATTTATTCTTTTGGTATATCTAataaaatttttataaataatgtcAAGATTGTCAACTTACAAGCCACCCGTAGTTCACACAACAGACTTTGAGGTTTTCGGGAAGGTGCAAGGCGTCTATTTTAGAAAATACACACAGAAAAAGGCCTTGGATTTAGGGGTAAAGGGATGGGTGATGAATACTCCTCACGGCACCGTGATTGGCCAACTTCAGGGTCCTCCGGAGAAGGTACAGGCTATGAAGAGCTGGCTGCAGCTGATAGGGAGCCCTAAGTCCAAAATCGGAAAGGTTGACTTCAAAAATGAAGGCGCGATAAAGGGTTGTAGTTTCCAGAGTTTTACTATACgccgttaaaatttgtattgtTACCGTTAAAATGTATCTTGTtatgtaataatttaataaattgcCACGTGAAACTTTCTTTCCAATCAttgtttttttgtaattattttcaaaatacttACGTATACTTATATACCAATTAAAGCAAGCCAGGGATGAGCTAGGTGAGCTGATTGCATCAAGATTGCATGAGCAACAAATACCCAGTGGTAAGTGATGGTAATCATTTTGAGTTCGTAAGTAGTTCGAATTACTTATTGGTGGGAAACGGAGAAAAAAATAAGTAAGAGAAGAGTCGTGTCGTGGGTCGTAACTTTGGTCATAACTGTTATAAGAAAACCAATAAAACTTTAGGAATTTATTATTTACGTATTGAATGACACATTTCTATTTTGATTTCTATAAATGCTTGTTTTccactgacgtagtataaaCAATATACAAGTTTAAAGCTTTcaattttctctcagtgtacaacGTGAACGCGCCCTAAAAGTTGCATAGCAACCTTTCCGGTGCTTCGCAACAGGCCTAAACGAATGCCGTTTCCAAAGCAACAAAATATGTAAAgtcaaaatttttgtatttgtacacaACTACTAAAGATTTTAATTTACATCAAACATAAACAAAGGAAAACAAGTATAAACTGATCAAAAAATGGCAACCAACAAAGCTGTGACGTTGGCAACAGCCGATTTCGAAGTTTTCGGCAAAGTTCAAGGCGTTTACTTCAGGAAACATACACAGAAGAAAGCACAGGAGTTAGGTTTGAAAGGTTGGGTGATGAACACGGCCCAAGGAACCGTAGTCGGACAACTCCAAGGACCGCCAAAACCACTACAAGATATGAAGGTCTGGTTGCAGATGGTTGGGAGTCCGAAGTCTAAAATTGAGAAAACTACTTTCCGGAACGAAAGTGCCATCAATAACTGTGCTTTTAGAAGCTTTGAAATACGTCATTAAGGTATTTTTtgcttataatatttttgctgcattaataaatttactttgGAAAATATATGAACCAGTGATactttcttttacatttcagtataaatatattatgcctatgtacctacacaaaataaaaagttCACTTTCACTGCATAACCAAGTAGCAGTTTATGAGTCATGCTTAATGTTGATATTCCTTAAAAAGGTCTTGGAGTTTAAATGGTTAGGATAGATAACGACGTTGTTGAAGTCGTAGTTATGCATGATCTTACGACACGATGGATAGCACATAGGGTACTGGATACCTCCGCCCTACCAGCTCATGAAAATTAACTTAAAAGCAGTAACTTACAGCCAGTTTTCTCTATCTTCATCCGGTACACTGTTCAAGTAGTTAGGATAAATGACCACGTTGTTAAAGTCGTAGTTATACATGGTCTTAGAGCAGGATGGATAGCACATGGGACAAGGTATACCACCGCCCACTTTGTCGAGTTCCAGTTCTGGTGGTATCTCGTCTACTTCTGGACGGACCGTGATGGATTGAGCTgtgaaaaaaattaattatcgtttcaattttttgcttGGGTATTTAGTTTTGGCTTTTGGACTAGATGCACGTAATTAATTTTGgttgtaataataatatttattttaatttacgttACAATTGCATTGAGTTTAGATTAAAATAGGAAAAAATCTGCCTTGGATGAGATGAGCAGAGGTACCAACTCTATAGAGTTCAAGTCCCGTCCaagcaatatttataaatttatagcTTCGTGCTGTATAAAAACTAATTTCGTCTTAGATAATCATATCCAACACTTGatcaaaaattaaataatgttaGATATTATATGATATGTAGGTGTTTTAATATATAACTTACAGAACAGAGcaattttatttgatatgtGATTGCACAAGAAGTAGAAATTTAAAGCCGactaaaaataactataatagTTTAAGGTGGTGATAATTTACATTTCGACATGGTCAACCTTGCAACGATTCAGTAATTGACGATGATTGATCTCTGGTGTTGCAGAATTCACGCTTAGTCAAATTATCATTAAGAATGTTCAGCGTTGGAATTTGATGGATTCAATCACGATTAAGCCTTTCCAATGCCTCCGTTTGTCATTCATTAGCAATTAAAAGAGATCTATTAAAACTGATGAAGATATTATATATAGAGTTTCGTGTAGATATTACGACCCTCGTCActatctttttttatatttttcctttgGTCATGGCTTCATTACTCCGAAAGCATATGATCTTTTAATTGCTGTGTCTGCCTATCGTGTCATAAGTTTAGCTGTGCCATATGGGCGTCATTCTATAATTATAGTTTGAGCATTCAAGCCAATAAATGCAAATTCGATATTGGTGTTTCTTTTGGTCTATAAAGGTAAAATCTAATTGGGATATAATAATTAAGGCAGACTATTCTTCTCATTGGAAAAGAGTTATTCCTATTTCCTCACCATAATAAATCCCTAGGCACGGTATATCCTGCATATCGCACGTCCTGCCGTTATTAATCTTGGGCATGTTGAACGGCGTGCAGTTGCAGTTCTGCAGCAGGAAAAGCATGCGGCACTTGAGCATGCAATCGCTGTACGTGTAGAAGGGAAGGTACGGGGATTCGTCGTAGAACAGGCAGCTGCGGAGCTTGACGGAGACGTGCTGGATGTCGCGGGAGGCTTCGGTGAAGCTGGCTGTTACCATTACTGTCATCTGCGGGGATTGGTTAATTTATCGTGAGTACGAGTACATAGGAGGCCGCGCTGGACCGTGAAGAATGGAAATCCCTTCTGAGGAGCCCTATATCCCTGATGATTGATAACAGGATATTATCATCATCATGAGTACGTAATggtttatattatactagcttttgcttttGAGATGCGGAGCTTCACGGAGACGTGTTGGATGTCACGTGAAGCTTCGGTGAAACTTGCAGTGACCATTACTGTCATCTGTGGGAATGGGTTAGTAGTTATTGTAAGTACATAATTGTGGTTTTCATTTCTATTCCATACCCTCATGAAGTAAGGAGACAAAATTATCCTATAAtggttctgtttttttttttttttaatttgaggTGCGGAGCTGAATCGACACGAGGTGGATATCGCGGAAAGCTTTGGTGAAACTATCTAGCTGTTACCAGTACCTACTGTCATCTTCTGAGATGGGttagtaaatatattttatagttaatatatataccttgtacttttagctgttgaaaaaagtgtaaacaaaccggggccgtcaaatttgacagatccaggggtagtgaaccttttaagCCCAGATCGAAGAACAAAATTGTAGGTGGTTACTtacttggtactttttattcatggtgagccaattttaatgattataaacGCATAAATGGTAAGTAAGGTGAGGTGAGTAACAATGCGATTCCTTGTATTTTTAGGTATGTAAAAAACTGTGAACAAACCGTCAAATAGTTGTTTAtcaggtaacgtttggttcctgttaaaattttcgtatttaaaaataattgagctcactactatAGTCCGTTCCATTCCAAAACATATTATACCTACTTTCGCTTAATTTTACCAAATACACATGTACAATTAGACAAGACGAGTGTAAGTACAAGTTTATAATGGGTCGGCAAACGCACATTGCTAATGTGAAACCAGAAAACTGGAGAAGATGCGAAGAACATGTCATCAAGGAAGAGAAGAAAATGAAAgagttgaaaatgaaaatgaaaatgaaaatgaaatatttatttttcaagtaggcatattacaatgcgcatatgaacaaCAAGACAGTTAGACAACAAGATTGACGATTTGGCcgacagaataataataaatgtgacagaatcaTCTTCGTCTTCGTCCTCATCGTCGTCATCGTC is part of the Leguminivora glycinivorella isolate SPB_JAAS2020 chromosome 10, LegGlyc_1.1, whole genome shotgun sequence genome and encodes:
- the LOC125230557 gene encoding acylphosphatase-2-like translates to MSRLSTYKPPVVHTTDFEVFGKVQGVYFRKYTQKKALDLGVKGWVMNTPHGTVIGQLQGPPEKVQAMKSWLQLIGSPKSKIGKVDFKNEGAIKGCSFQSFTIRR
- the LOC125230559 gene encoding acylphosphatase-2-like; this translates as MATNKAVTLATADFEVFGKVQGVYFRKHTQKKAQELGLKGWVMNTAQGTVVGQLQGPPKPLQDMKVWLQMVGSPKSKIEKTTFRNESAINNCAFRSFEIRH